One window of the Podospora pseudopauciseta strain CBS 411.78 chromosome 4, whole genome shotgun sequence genome contains the following:
- a CDS encoding hypothetical protein (EggNog:ENOG503PS1W), with the protein MSAARSLTTLPGVLRSRLPQRTILPACRQQVRHVNTDREELGGVGGSEPPSPKKNPVNWRAGTITGVGVGIACGLMLWSKKKDAKI; encoded by the exons ATGTCAGCCGCCAGatctctcaccaccctccccggtGTCCTCAGATCCCGCCTTCCTCAACGaaccatcctccccgcctgCCGCCAACAAGTCCGCCATGTCAACACCGACCGCGAAGAGCTAGGCGGAGTCGGGGGCTCAgaacccccaagcccaaagaAGAACCCCGTCAATTG GAGAGCCGGAACCATCACTGGTGTCGGAGTAGGAATTGCCTGCGGGTTGATGCTCTggtccaagaagaaggacgcCAAGATATAA
- a CDS encoding hypothetical protein (COG:S; EggNog:ENOG503NXJF) — MPNFTEWKARIRRQAKPHPKFQPHDVYSATPLTPNTTRVIRLLPQREPTTTQIKCELFTYNLSGKQSGERHLYEAVSYVWGTGPRCHSITLNNCAFPVTENLHAALWHLRDRQLERVLWVDAVCINQDDNKEKERQIPLMRTIYAQAGRVIVWLGLPLDGHGDQALGSIRQAGGEGLTVMEDDYTSVMVLLRRDWFRRMWILQEVGVARSVVVMCGSVQIDGHAFCQGLAGMDHLLPVDLHPIIHPVVQLIRGAPYRPKYQLHSRGVFSMGELLDMYRSCRATLQHDKIYALLGLSLDGLDAPALQPDYSLPWHEVFQRATAHIFGASCTVKTWPESHTAVITGKCLFLGQITSVDQDNNHGDGQVHVWVHCTTAAQSLGYGEHGWDWAFPPFSESVREGDIVCHLQGAARPSIVRLCQDHFTVIKTSAPSASPGEPDRQSNPSEDHLSNIALTFTIPPGSSNNSYYDEAEQSTELLTITPSYHEDPSTETKRLHDTAALLEDRFVRSLHYNGNMSPALQHLISQCSPKVPISEQLLQSVVSCPTGEPIQIMQLLFQKRGDKLPITESIVRAAAANSRLGYPILQLLFQKRGESLPVSEQVVVAAAGNTDKGCQIMSLLFEQRGWGLVISEEAVVAAAGNYWSGHQILRLFFEQRGDNLPISERVVETAAGNTRCGYETVKVLLQQRKSLQISDGVVTEAAGNPRHGHDIMRFLFARDKDLAISENVVKAAAENGGNGYEIMLLLLEKRGKRLPISDEVVKAAQANSLYGHDIMQLLASAQSA, encoded by the exons ATGCCCAACTTTACAGAATGGAAAGCCCGCATCCGCCGTCAAGCAAAACCACACCCCAAATTCCAGCCTCATGATGTCTATTCCGCGACCCCGCTGACACCCAACACAACCCGCGTGATCCGACTGCTACCACAACGtgaacccaccaccacccaaataAAATGCGAGCTGTTCACCTACAACCTCTCGGGAAAACAAAGCGGTGAAAGACACCTCTACGAAGCCGTCTCATACGTCTGGGGGACAGGCCCAAGATGCCATTCCATCACGCTCAACAACTGCGCCTTTCCCGTGACAGAAAATCTCCACGCGGCCCTCTGGCACCTCCGAGACCGACAGCTGGAGCGGGTGCTGTGGGTTGACGCCGTCTGTATCAACCAGGATGAtaacaaggagaaggagaggcagATCCCGCTTATGCGCACCATTTACGCGCAGGCCGGACGGGTGATTGTCTGGTTGGGATTGCCGTTGGATGGTCATGGTGATCAGGCATTGGGGAGTATCCGGCAggctggcggggagggaCTGACTGTGATGGAAGATGATTATACGTCTGTGATGGTGTTATTGCGGAGGGATTGGTTTCGCCGGATGTGG ATCCTCCAGGAAGTAGGCGTTGCACGGTCGGTGGTTGTAATGTGTGGATCAGTCCAGATAGACGGGCACGCCTTCTGTCAGGGTCTTGCTGGGATGGATCATCTCCTCCCGGTTGATCTacaccccatcatccaccccgtcGTCCAGCTCATCCGCGGCGCACCATACCGACCAAAATACCAGCTCCATTCACGGGGTGTCTTTTCCATGGGCGAGTTGCTGGACATGTACCGCTCCTGCAGAGCCACCCTCCAGCACGACAAGATATACGCATTGCTCGGCCTAAGTCTCGACGGCCTCGATGCTCCTGCCTTACAGCCAGATTACTCCCTGCCGTGGCATGAAGTTTTCCAAAGGGCCACTGCGCATATTTTTGGCGCGTCATGCACGGTGAAGACGTGGCCGGAAAGCCACACGGCAGTCATCACAGGAAAGTGTCTCTTCTTGGGGCAAATCACATCTGTTGATCAGGATAACAATCATGGAGACGGCCAGGTGCACGTATGGGTCCACTGCACCACGGCCGCGCAGTCACTCGGGTACGGCGAGCATGGATGGGATTGGGCTTTCCCGCCTTTTTCAGAGTCGGTCCGGGAGGGGGATATCGTATGCCATCTGCAGGGTGCGGCAAGGCCGAGCATCGTTCGACTCTGCCAGGATCACTTTACCGTCATCAAAACCTCGGCACCGTCTGCATCACCCGGGGAACCGGATCGACAATCTAATCCATCAGAGGATCACCTATCCAATATCGCCCTCACGTTCACAATCCCCCCAGGGAGTTCAAACAACAGCTATTATGACGAGGCAGAACAATCCACCGAACTACTCACCATAACACCATCCTACCACGAAGACCCCTCAACCGAAACAAAAAGACTACACGACACAGCAGCCCTCCTAGAGGACCGTTTCGTCCGCTCCCTCCACTACAACGGCAACATGTCCCCAGCCCTGCAACATCTCATCTCCCAATGCAGCCCCAAAGTCCCCATCTCTGAACAACTCCTCCAATCCGTCGTCTCATGCCCAACCGGCGAACCGATCCAAATCATGCAACTTCTCTTCCAAAAACGCGGCGACAAACTCCCCATAACAGAATCCATAGTCCGGGCTGCGGCGGCAAATTCACGATTGGGGTACCCAATCCTACAGCTCCTTTTCCAAAAGCGAGGGGAATCCCTCCCGGTTTCGGAACAGGTAGTCGTAGCCGCCGCAGGGAACACTGACAAGGGATGTCAAATCATGAGTCTTCTCTTTGAGCAACGGGGGTGGGGGCTTGTCATCTCGGAAGAAGCGGTTGTGGCGGCCGCAGGTAACTATTGGTCTGGACATCAAATCCTCCGTCTTTTCTTTGAACAGCGCGGAGACAACCTCCCAATTTCTGAACGCGTGGTCGAGACCGCGGCGGGAAATACTCGATGCGGATACGAGACCGTGAAAGTTCTCCTCCAGCAACGAAAAAGTCTACAAATTTCAGACGGGGTGGTGACAGAAGCAGCGGGAAACCCCCGGCATGGTCATGATATCATGCGCTTTCTTTTCGCGCGAGACAAAGACCTGGCAATATCTGAAAACGTGGTCAAGGCCGCGGCAGAGAATGGAGGAAACGGATATGAGATTATGCTCCTGCTTCTCGAGAAGCGAGGCAAGCGCCTACCAATCTCTGACGAGGTCGTCAAGGCGGCGCAGGCCAATTCCTTGTATGGACATGATATTATGCAACTTTTGGCTTCAGCTCAGAGCGCCTGA